The following proteins are encoded in a genomic region of Nakaseomyces glabratus chromosome J, complete sequence:
- the RCN2 gene encoding Rcn2p (CAGL0J04158g~Regulator of calcineurin; regulated by the calcineurin-Crz1p pathway; acts as a feedback regulator of calcineurin-dependent signaling) gives MKTQVLITDVPKNKFDSKWPDTLEKKLFKEKYPQYRKHLQYFTPLPFLDRVIIILDDEAATMEIYEYLQKEEPSVVNDKSIKLYLTESLLSNRFRSRSMGESSPEDSNAASNGSADSNSAIGDKPILSLDTNPVSTGINVQSLAMGSPSLSPDRRTSLESPTLLKFANDEKAHLYREPLPTKSDSSKESSPGTTELHKSQKLTVSTDAVNKMASNTPPPLSPSITVDEFFN, from the coding sequence ATGAAGACACAGGTATTGATTACGGATGTTCCCAAGAATAAGTTTGACTCGAAGTGGCCAGATACGCTGGAGAAGAAGTTGTTCAAGGAGAAGTATCCACAGTATAGGAAGCACCTGCAGTACTTCACGCCGCTTCCGTTCCTGGATAGAGTTATAATTATACTTGATGATGAGGCCGCCACGATGGAGATATACGAGTATTTGCAGAAGGAGGAGCCCAGTGTGGTCAATGATAAGAGCATAAAACTGTACTTGACGGAGTCCCTGTTATCGAACAGGTTCAGGTCGAGGTCGATGGGAGAGTCTTCGCCAGAGGATTCTAATGCTGCAAGCAACGGGAGTGCTGACAGCAACAGTGCAATTGGTGACAAACCTATACTTTCACTAGATACAAACCCAGTCAGCACGGGTATTAACGTCCAATCGTTAGCAATGGGGAGTCCCTCTCTATCCCCAGATAGAAGAACGTCTCTTGAATCGCCAACGTTATTGAAGTTTGCAAATGATGAGAAGGCCCACCTTTACAGAGAGCCTCTCCCTACAAAGAGTGATAGCTCAAAGGAATCTAGTCCCGGTACCACGGAGCTTCATAAGTCTCAGAAGCTGACAGTATCGACAGACGCTGTAAACAAGATGGCTTCAAATACTCCACCACCTTTAAGCCCCAGTATAACTGTCGATGAGTTCTTTAACTAG